GGTCGTACCGCCGACACCGTCGTATTCGGCCTCCTCTTTCGAGACCGCGTAGGGGATCGTCGTCACCCCGAGGTCTTCGCCGAACGCGTCGTCGCCCCCGGTTTCGGCGATCACGAACGTCCAGTTTCGGTTGGCGACCGCGTTCCCCGCCGAGAAGGGGTTCAGCGACTCCTGCTCGGTCCACTGGACGATCGCTGACGGGCAGATCTCCGCGTATCCGTCGAGCGCGTTCGGATCGTTTTCGTCGATGAACGTCCGCATCATTCGAATCGCGTCCACGACGTTCTCGTCGTCGACGGTGATCGGACGATCGCCCGCGGTGAACAGGTTGTCAGCGCCGCCGAAGTACGCGCCGCCCCACGACGTCATCACCTCGTTGAACGAACAACAGGACAGTCCCTCGTAGGCGGCGGCCTGCGTCGTAAAGCCGTAGTCGACGCCGCTCTCGGCCATCGCGTCGCTGACGGCCGTCGAGAACTCCTCCCACGTGGGCGCTTCCTCGGCCCAGGCGCTGGGATCGTGGCCCCCGTCCTCGATGAGATCCTGCCGGTACACCATGAACCCGAGGTCGGGAAACAGCGGGAGCGCGTGTAAATCGCCCGTCTCCGGATGCTGTGCCGTCTCGAGGATCGCCTCGAGGTACTCGCTCTCGACACGGTCTAAAACGTCGCTCGGGAACTCCTCGCTCAGGTTGGTCGTCTGGTCTCGGAGGATGAAGGGGATCGTCCACCCGCTGTCCATCATGTGGATATCGGGCGGTGCACGACCGGCCTGGAGTGCGGACTGTGCCCCCTGCATTCGCTGATTGGAGTCGCTGACGACGGTCTGGATTTCGACGCGGATGTCCTCGCTCAGTCCGGCATCCCAGAGGGCCTGCTGGATCGACGGTTCGTCGCCGTCGCTGTGCATGATCCCTTCGACGTCCGTGGCGGCGGTCATCACCACGGTCCCCGGACTTCGTGTCCCGCTGAGACAACCAGTGACGGCGACCGCCCCGGCCGCGGTTGCCGCTGGCACGGTCTTCAGGAACGACCGCCGCCGCAGTCGAGGCCGGTCTGACCGACCGTCAGTATCGCGTCCCATGACCAGTGATTCGTCCACGTTGTCCTCCTTATGTGTTGGCAATAAATGGTGTAATAATGTGTGAATGTCGGCGTCTCGTTTCGATTATGACGTGCTTGTTGTTCATCTCGGACTGTCACCGCCTCGAATACGAACTTCTCTCGGCGTCGTCGACCGGCCAATCGAGTATTGATGATCGACGGTCGGCAGGTGCCAGCAAACGAGCGATGTGCTAGCTCGACGTAAGGCACCGACCGATCGACGGACATCGATTACTCTGTAGCTACTAGACTGGCGGTGACACCGTCGTTCGCGACGACTCGCTCGAGACGGGCGTACGATCTGATCCGTGAGAGGATAGTATCCACTGATTAGGCGGCGAGGGGGCACCGAAAAACGCGCTGTTCCGACTCGAGCAGCGGTCGTCGCCGATTCAGATCACGACTGGTCCGTTCGATCGGTCCGAGAAACCGCCGTCGGTCACTCCGCTTCGAGCGTCGGCGGTTCGTGGCGACCGATGTGTATCTCGTGAGCTTCGATATCTTCCAGAGCGGCAACGCGCCCGCCCACGGTGACCTCCTCGCCGTCGACGGTCTCCAGGGTGAGTGCGGCGACTTCCTCGCTCACTTCGAAGGAGACGTCGAGGATGCGGCCGCGGACGACGCGTTGGCCGCCGACTTCGACGTCTCGGCCGTCGATCGTCGCGTAGAACTCCCCGCCGTCGTTGATGATGTCTTTGACGCACCGACGGATCGAGGCGTACTTTCGGGGGTAGTAGCGTGCCGTCCCGTCCTCGCCCAGGGTCCGCTCGGCGGTCGTCCAGAGGACGGTCCCGAAGAAACCGGAGACGAGAAAGCCGAGGGCGGAACGGTTGAAGATGACACCGTAGCGGTCTTGATCGTCGCGGAGGGCGTCCTGCGTCGCGTACATCGAGTAGTTGCCGTCCGCGACGGCGACGACCGGCGTCGTGATCCCCCGTCGCGCTCGAGTCGTCGTCGCGACTTCGAGATAGTCGTACTCGTCCGGATCGGGCGCCTCGTTGGCCGGCGTCACGATCAGATCGACGCTCACGCCGGCGTCGACGGCTTCCCTCAGATCCTCCTCGAACCGCGTCAACAGATCCGGCGTCAGCGACAGCGAGAGTTCGTACTCGGCGTCGTCGATGACCTCCTCGAGGTAGCGCAGAATCGTCGATCGCGACTTCACGAGGGAGACGGCCTCCGTGTCACGGGCCGGGGCGGTGTATCGCGCCTCGAGTTTGCTGATCATCTCCTCTAAGGAGTGTTGGACGTTCTCGAAGGCTTCGTCGGGATCGATCGCGACGACCTTCATCGGGCGTGATTCACGGAGTTCGACGAGTCCGCGGTCGCTCAAACTGCGTACCGTGTCGTAGACGCGCGGCTGTGGAATATCGGTTCGGTCGGCGATCTCGCTCGCGGTGAGCTGTCCCTGCTCTAACACGGTGAGATAGGCGTCGATCTCGTACTCGCCGAGATTGAACCGGTCCCCGACCTGTTCGACGGTCGAGCGAAGTTCGTCTGGTGCCATATACCACGCGTACGCTCCCGACGGATAAATGATTTATTATGCACTGAGTAGCACCTCTTTTCGAAATTGGGTTGTTTCGAACACTGCGTCGCCTATCGCCCGACAACGCGAGTGTGAAGGTCAGAACGCTTAACCACTGCCGGCATGAGTGTGTTGCCATGCGCGGATTGGTGCGGCTAATCGAGAGCGAGGAAGTCAGACAAATGCAGAATTTCTTCCCGTTCGGCGTCACCGAGTTCGTCCTCGCCCTTCTGGTTTTGACCGTCGGCTGGTACCTCTCGAAGCTGGTGATTCGGATCGCCGGCCGCACCATCGCCCGCCGGATCGAGCGCCCCAGTGTCACGCGAACCGTGCTTCGCGGCGTCAGAATCTCCGTCCTGCTGGTGGCGGCCGTTATCGCTGCTGTGATCCTCGGTCTCGGTGACACACAGATCCTCCTTTCGGTGACCGTCATCTCGGCCGTGATCGCCGTCGTCCTCGCACCGCTCGTCGGAAGTCTGATCAACGGCGTCTTCGTGATCGCCGATCAACCGTACGAGATCGGCGACATGATCGAGATCGCCGACCAGGGCCACAGAGGGTTCGTCGAGGACATTACGATTCGGTACACGAAGATCTTCACCCTCCAGAACACGTTTATCGTGATCCCGAACTCCGCGATTCAGGAACGAGACGTGATTAACTACTCCGCCGAGGACGAGCGGACCCGGATTTCGGCCTCGTTCGAAGTGACGTACGGAAGCGACCTCGAGGTCGCGCGACAGCAGGCTGAACGGGCCGCTCGGACCGCAGATACCGTTATTTCCGGTGGTCCGGACATTCGAATCGGCAGCGCTCGATATCGCGCAGCGCCGCTCTGTACCATCGAGAAGTACGCCGACAACGGTGTCATACTCGAACTGCGCTTCTGGGTCGAACATCCCTACAAGCAGGCCGTCGCCCGTTCGGACGTACAAGCGGCGATCCGCAACCGCTACGCGGACCGCGACGTCGAGTTCGCCTACCCGCGACGACACCACGTCTTCGATCGGAGCAGCGGTGCGGCCCGGGTGGCCGTCGACGGCCCCGAATCCGAGTGGCTGAACGGCGATCCGGCCGATGCGCCGGGAGCGAGCGCCGACGAGCGACGCGACGGATTCGAGACCGAGGCTGGTACCGAGGGCGGAGATCAGCGCGATCAGTGACACGGTCGTCCGCTATCACCACACTGATCAACCGGCCGTCTCCGGTGGCGTCGTCCGCTCGAGACCACCGTCCTCCCGCCGTCGCGGAACCGTGGTGGTATTTTATGGGATTCCCTCGCCAAGTCGGACGCTAGCTACGATGTACGACGACATCCTCATTCCGACAGACGGGAGCGAGACGATTTCCGAGACGCTGGCTCACGGACTCCCCCTCGCGGACCACGACGATGCGACGGTTCACGCGCTGTACGTGGTCGACAGCCGGATCACGGCGGCGACGACGGACGAGACCGGTCCCAAACTCGAGCGATCGCTCGAGGCGGAGGGTCGGGACGCCGTCGCCACCGTCGAGGAACGCGCGTCAGAACGGGGGCTCGACGCGGTGAGCGACGTCAGGAAGGGGACGCCATCGAAAACGATCCTCGAGTACGCCGATGCACACGACATCGACCTGATCGTCATCGGGACGCGCGGAAAGAGCCCTCGAGAGAAGGTCACCTCGCTCGGTAGCGTCTCGGAGCGCGTGGTCGACAACGCTTCGATTCCGGTGTTCGTCGTGCGCGGCGCGGGCGGAGACGGATAAGCGGGCGTTACGCGCGCGCGCTTTCGACGGTAATAACCTCGCAATCGAGGTGATTTCGCAGATAGTGATCGATATTCGGGTTGTCGGTGAACCGTCGGAAGATGCGCCGCAACCGACTCGCCTGCTGACCGCCGATCACGACGGCATCGGCACCTTCTGCAGCGACTTCGTCGAGAATGCTCTCTTCGACGAGAAACCCGGTCCGAACGACGTACCGAGCGTTCTCGAGTCGACCGAACGCGTTCTCGACGGCGGTTTTCAGATCGATTCGCGTTACTTTCTTCCCGTTCTGGTACAGGTCGACGTGGAGGATCGTCAACGTCGCCTCTCGCTCGCGAGCGACCTCGACTGCGCGTTCGAGCGTTCGTCGCGAATGCTTTGACAAGGGATACCGAACGGGAACCACGACCAGCGACATTAGACGATCAAACGGTACCCCTCCGGGTAAACCTTTCAGTTAGGACAGTCACTGATGTGAACCTGTGCCATGGTGGCGTGTGAGTCGCTGGTCAGTGTCGCCGGAACTCGCTGTGGCCGGACAGACAATCATTTACCGCGAGCGCGGGTAGACGCGGGCATGCAACCGAGGTCCACCGACGACGGCACCGTCTACGTCTCGGAGACGGACGGCGACAGAGGGTCCAAGGGCCCGTTTCTCGTCGCCTACGAGTCCCGAGACGCTACCCGCCGGTACGGCTGGTTCTGTACGAACTGCGAGAGTTTCGACAACGCGATGGATTCGATGGGACGAATTAAGTGCAATCAGTGTGATAACTTCCGCAAGCCGACTGAGTGGGACGCCGCTCACGAGTGATCGCACGACGGACCGAGGTCCGTCGACCGAGACGCCAGTTACCGAGGACTGTCGGATTCATCCTCGAGTCGGTAACCCACTGTGTGCCCGGCGAAATAGATTCGAATCGGTCACTTATCGGGCGAACCCCTGCTGATTGAATTCTCTACCGTCTATTTTCGACTCGATTATTTGAAAACTGTGTGAACTTCTTGTTCCGGACCAACATTTATGGTGGATGGCGTCGTACGTACATCTTGAATGGGTCCTGTTAACATGCGACTCGCCGAGCAGGCTAGGTCGATATTCGCAGAGCTTGGATACACCGTCGAAGGAACCGGCCCGACGTTCCGCGCAGAACGCGAGTGGAAGGCCGTCCAGGTAAACACCGTCCTCGAGACAGGAGCGCTTCCGACCGACTCCGGACAGTTCCACTGCTTCGTCGCCCAACCCGAGGACGCTGACGAGATAGAGAACAAGCTCCGGAGCGTGGATCCGAACTACGAATGGGCGATTATCGTCGTCGACGGGGACGACTATCAGGTCGAACGCGCTCCACCAGGACCGCGAGTTTCAGCCTAACGTCATCCCCCGAACCCCCGCTATTCTTCGAGCGCCCGTCGTGTCGCCGTCACGCCAGCCCCGGGATCGACGGGTGCGCCCATCGACTCGAGAACGTCTCCCAGCGCGGTCACCACGTAAATCACGTTCTCCGGGCGTGCGGAGTGGCCCATGCAGCCGATCCGGAATATCTCTCCGTCCAGGTCGCCGAGTCCACCCGCGATCTCCAGGTCGTAGCGCTCGAGGAGTTCGGCACAGACCTCGCCGTCGTCGATCCCGTCGGGAACGCGGACGGCGTTGAGGCTCGGAAGCCAGTACTCCTCGGGGGCGTTCATCTCGAGGCCCATCCCTTCCATACCCGCTTTCAGCGCGCCGGCGAGTCGCTCGTGTCGGTCCCAGCGCGCTTCGATACCCTCTTCGGCGACCAACCGCAGCGCTTCCCGGAGCGCGTAGACGTTCGTGATCGGCGCCGTGTGGTGATACGCGCGGTCGTCGCCCCAGTACCCCTCGAGCAGCGACAGGTCGAGATACCACGATCGCGAGTCTTCTTCGCGTGCGAGGACCTTCTCCATCGCCTCGTCGGAGAGCGTCAGCGGGCTCGCCCCCGGCGGACAGGAGAGACACTTCTGTGGGCCGGCGTAGGCGACGTCGATGCCCCACTCGTCGACGCGCAGTTCGACGCCGCCGATCGAGGTGACGGTGTCGGCGATGACCAGCGCGTCGTGATCGTGGGCCGCGGCGGTGAGTTCCGGGACGTCGGGTTGGAGCACGCCCGTACTCGTCTCGGCGTGGACGAAACCGAAGACGTCGGGATCGTGTTCGGCGAGCGCATCGGAGACGCTCGCGGGCTCGAGCGGTTCACCCCAGGGGGCATCGACTTCGACGACCTCGCCGCCGGCCCGGCGGGCCATCGAGGCCATCCGGCCGCCGAAGTAGCCGTTCGTCGGAACGAGCATGGTGTCGCCGGGCTCGATCACGTTACCGATCGCGGCCTCCATGGCCGCGGAGCCGGTTCCCGAGACCGGGATCGTCCACTGGTTGTCGGTTCGGAACGTATAGCGCAGGAGTTCCTGGACTTCGTTCATGATCTCGATGAACGACGGGTCGAGGTGGCCCACGAGCGGCGTGGACATCGCTCGCAGCACGCGCGGGTTGACGTCGCTCGGTCCGGGTCCCATTAGCGTCCGATCCGGTGGCGTCAGTTCGCCGATCTCTGTCACGTCGATCGAACCGTTCGCATCTGACATGGGACAGTGTGGGATGCGAACCCTCAAAAGCGTTCACGCATCGGCATGGATCACTCACAGACGCGTTCGGATCTCATCATCGGTCGAATCGCGTAGCGGTAGCCCTGAATGTGGACGACTGCGTCGCAGATCACACTCGAGCCTCTCGATCCAGCTACTGTGCCGGTCTCGAACGGTAGTTCGCCAGTGACCGTTCGTTTCGACGGCGGTCGTCTCAAAACCAATGCTACTTGCTACCACTAGCCATATATTGAAGGCGGATCACGCCGTATCCCTACGGGCAATGGTCTTCAAGAAGATTACCCTGATCGGAACGAGTTCGGAAAGCTTCGACGCGGCGGCCGACGATGCCATCGACCGTGCCGAGGCAACCCTCGAGAACGTCCACTGGATCGAAGTCGACGAACTCGGCGTCGAGGTCGCAAGCGCTGACGACCGCGAGTACCAGGCGGAAGTTACCGTCGCCTTCCAGCTCGAGGAGTAAGCCGGAAGCGCTTCCTCCGACGAGTTTCCGTGGCACTCGAACCGCCTCGTTCGATGGCGTTCGAGCCGTCGGCGACCTCGATTTCGATTTTCTCGCGGTCGACCGCCTGATCGAGGAGTCGTAACTGACGATCGGTAGCATTCAGCGGACCTGCGAGTCGCTTAAGCCGTCCCACCACATATCAGAACTATTGTGTTCGTCGGTCACGCGCTCCTCGCGTTTGCCGTTGCGGCGCTCGTCGCCGACTGGCGTGGCTGGGAGCGCCGCCCGGCGCTGTTCGTCGGTGTCGTCGCCGGCGCGTTCGCTGCGATCCCCGACATCGACGTCGCGTACGCTCTCGTCGGCCTCCTCGAATGGCAGGCGGCCGACGGCGCGCTCGGGGCGTCGACGGCCTTCTGGGACGCGAGCCGAGGCGTCCACCGCTCGGTGACTCACTCCCTGGTCGTCGGCGCGGTCGCGGCACCGGCGTTCGGACTGCTCGCCGTCCGCGGTCGCTCCGGCCGTACCCGACTCGCCACGGTCGTCGCGATCGGTCTCCTCGCGGCTCTCGTCGTGATCGCGCTCGTCTGGGATGGTCCCCTCGCCGCGTTCGTACTGGGACTGTTCGCGGCAAGCGGAATCGTCATCGCTCGCGTTGTCGCTCGAGCGTCGTCGCTCTCGCCAGCGACGGTCGGTATCGCGGCGCTCTGGGGGCTCTGGTCGCACCCGTGGGGCGATCTCGTTACCGGGACGCCTCCCGACTGGGTGTTCCCGTTTTCCACGTCGATTCTCGAATCGCGGGTAGTGCTTCATCCGGATCCGACGCTGCACCTGCTCGGCGCGTTCGCGATCGAACTCGCAACCATCTGGCTCGCCCTCGCGGTCGTCTGTCGCCTCACCGACCGATCGATCTTCGGGTCCGTCGACCGGCGGGCGACCGTCGGCGCGGCTTACGGGGTCGCCGCCCTCGCGGTGACGCCGCCGACGCTCGAGGTATCCTATCACTTCGTCTTCTCCATCCTCGGCGTCGGCCTCCTCTGTGGCATCGTTCGGGACGCGTCCTCGCCGACGCTTCCTCGCCCCATCCGGCGGGGACTGTCGTCGTCCGACGAGACGCTCGAAGTCGTACTCACGGCGCTGGCCGCCGTGACCGTCGCACTCGCCGCGTACGCCGCGGTCTATCTGGTCGCCACACTGGTCTGAGCGTCGCTCGTAGTGAATCGCACACTCCGTACGCTTTTGTGAGGGTAGTCAGTACGAGACAGTGTGTCTCAGATTCCACTCGAGAACCTGATCGACGACGACCGCTCCAACGCGGTGATCGCGTGGGTGCTAGTCGTTGCAATCGCGCTCATCGGCCTCGGCGAACTCGTCACGGGTGGTATTCTCTGGACGACGTTTGCGGCGGCGGTCCTGATCCTCGCACTGTTGCCGCCGGTCACCTTTCGGTCGTCCGTAACGATGCTCCCCTGGGAAGTCCTGGCCCTCGCGGCGTTGCCCGTACTCGGAATGGCTCTCGAGGCCGACCGGCTGATGGGACATTTCGTGTCGTACCTCTCGGTTGCGGCGATCGCGCTCGTCCTCGCCGTCGAACTACAGTCTTTCACCACCGTTCGGATGAC
The genomic region above belongs to Natronorubrum halophilum and contains:
- a CDS encoding pyridoxal-phosphate-dependent aminotransferase family protein, translating into MSDANGSIDVTEIGELTPPDRTLMGPGPSDVNPRVLRAMSTPLVGHLDPSFIEIMNEVQELLRYTFRTDNQWTIPVSGTGSAAMEAAIGNVIEPGDTMLVPTNGYFGGRMASMARRAGGEVVEVDAPWGEPLEPASVSDALAEHDPDVFGFVHAETSTGVLQPDVPELTAAAHDHDALVIADTVTSIGGVELRVDEWGIDVAYAGPQKCLSCPPGASPLTLSDEAMEKVLAREEDSRSWYLDLSLLEGYWGDDRAYHHTAPITNVYALREALRLVAEEGIEARWDRHERLAGALKAGMEGMGLEMNAPEEYWLPSLNAVRVPDGIDDGEVCAELLERYDLEIAGGLGDLDGEIFRIGCMGHSARPENVIYVVTALGDVLESMGAPVDPGAGVTATRRALEE
- a CDS encoding dodecin, giving the protein MVFKKITLIGTSSESFDAAADDAIDRAEATLENVHWIEVDELGVEVASADDREYQAEVTVAFQLEE
- a CDS encoding universal stress protein, with the protein product MYDDILIPTDGSETISETLAHGLPLADHDDATVHALYVVDSRITAATTDETGPKLERSLEAEGRDAVATVEERASERGLDAVSDVRKGTPSKTILEYADAHDIDLIVIGTRGKSPREKVTSLGSVSERVVDNASIPVFVVRGAGGDG
- a CDS encoding mechanosensitive ion channel family protein, whose product is MRGLVRLIESEEVRQMQNFFPFGVTEFVLALLVLTVGWYLSKLVIRIAGRTIARRIERPSVTRTVLRGVRISVLLVAAVIAAVILGLGDTQILLSVTVISAVIAVVLAPLVGSLINGVFVIADQPYEIGDMIEIADQGHRGFVEDITIRYTKIFTLQNTFIVIPNSAIQERDVINYSAEDERTRISASFEVTYGSDLEVARQQAERAARTADTVISGGPDIRIGSARYRAAPLCTIEKYADNGVILELRFWVEHPYKQAVARSDVQAAIRNRYADRDVEFAYPRRHHVFDRSSGAARVAVDGPESEWLNGDPADAPGASADERRDGFETEAGTEGGDQRDQ
- a CDS encoding DUF7116 family protein, whose product is MRLAEQARSIFAELGYTVEGTGPTFRAEREWKAVQVNTVLETGALPTDSGQFHCFVAQPEDADEIENKLRSVDPNYEWAIIVVDGDDYQVERAPPGPRVSA
- a CDS encoding DUF5816 domain-containing protein, whose protein sequence is MQPRSTDDGTVYVSETDGDRGSKGPFLVAYESRDATRRYGWFCTNCESFDNAMDSMGRIKCNQCDNFRKPTEWDAAHE
- a CDS encoding universal stress protein, producing MSLVVVPVRYPLSKHSRRTLERAVEVAREREATLTILHVDLYQNGKKVTRIDLKTAVENAFGRLENARYVVRTGFLVEESILDEVAAEGADAVVIGGQQASRLRRIFRRFTDNPNIDHYLRNHLDCEVITVESARA
- a CDS encoding extracellular solute-binding protein yields the protein MGRDTDGRSDRPRLRRRSFLKTVPAATAAGAVAVTGCLSGTRSPGTVVMTAATDVEGIMHSDGDEPSIQQALWDAGLSEDIRVEIQTVVSDSNQRMQGAQSALQAGRAPPDIHMMDSGWTIPFILRDQTTNLSEEFPSDVLDRVESEYLEAILETAQHPETGDLHALPLFPDLGFMVYRQDLIEDGGHDPSAWAEEAPTWEEFSTAVSDAMAESGVDYGFTTQAAAYEGLSCCSFNEVMTSWGGAYFGGADNLFTAGDRPITVDDENVVDAIRMMRTFIDENDPNALDGYAEICPSAIVQWTEQESLNPFSAGNAVANRNWTFVIAETGGDDAFGEDLGVTTIPYAVSKEEAEYDGVGGTTSALGGWNLAVSPYTDRREEALQVLEAFTSEEVMLTILELAGFLPPIIELITEADEEEIGPIARYTDQVERASENAIPRPATDVWPEQSALIYQEVNAAFRGAKAPDAAMADLAERLEGSEREVAQQNGN
- a CDS encoding metal-dependent hydrolase, which encodes MFVGHALLAFAVAALVADWRGWERRPALFVGVVAGAFAAIPDIDVAYALVGLLEWQAADGALGASTAFWDASRGVHRSVTHSLVVGAVAAPAFGLLAVRGRSGRTRLATVVAIGLLAALVVIALVWDGPLAAFVLGLFAASGIVIARVVARASSLSPATVGIAALWGLWSHPWGDLVTGTPPDWVFPFSTSILESRVVLHPDPTLHLLGAFAIELATIWLALAVVCRLTDRSIFGSVDRRATVGAAYGVAALAVTPPTLEVSYHFVFSILGVGLLCGIVRDASSPTLPRPIRRGLSSSDETLEVVLTALAAVTVALAAYAAVYLVATLV
- the trmB gene encoding HTH-type sugar sensing transcriptional regulator TrmB, giving the protein MAPDELRSTVEQVGDRFNLGEYEIDAYLTVLEQGQLTASEIADRTDIPQPRVYDTVRSLSDRGLVELRESRPMKVVAIDPDEAFENVQHSLEEMISKLEARYTAPARDTEAVSLVKSRSTILRYLEEVIDDAEYELSLSLTPDLLTRFEEDLREAVDAGVSVDLIVTPANEAPDPDEYDYLEVATTTRARRGITTPVVAVADGNYSMYATQDALRDDQDRYGVIFNRSALGFLVSGFFGTVLWTTAERTLGEDGTARYYPRKYASIRRCVKDIINDGGEFYATIDGRDVEVGGQRVVRGRILDVSFEVSEEVAALTLETVDGEEVTVGGRVAALEDIEAHEIHIGRHEPPTLEAE